Proteins found in one Gemmatimonadota bacterium genomic segment:
- a CDS encoding HlyC/CorC family transporter: protein MDDDIPLLVEWLVLIGCTLYAMLLTGAESAFSSLPKNTLQELKAAHEGGQSSRVTRWLDNQERLFTTLLIGKIITTAGVVVSVVALFLTPPLTDWFGSTLTLTLSGLCAIGLLLVLIEWLPRLFVSHYSDPTVRVSAVLVLISYWLFWPLITPLLLVNRRMARGGLFSSGRNPYWLDDELHRVLELEETHELKPDDKEMISSIIEMHDTNVREVMVPRVDMVCAERSRPIPELLELIREMGHSRIPIYGDSVDDIVGVVYAKDLLQLGEDPDGEKDLDGLLRPPYVVPETKKAAELLKEFQQEKIHLAIVVDEHGTTAGLVTLEDLLEEIVGEIQDEYDDEDPMYEATPDGSYIVHARLNIDTLNDILDLDITPDGYETVGGLIFNELGRVPEPGEEVPFRNARIVVREVEGQRIIKAEVIRLHPPSEEDDDGEMEDRVA from the coding sequence GTGGATGACGACATTCCCCTATTGGTCGAATGGCTTGTCCTCATTGGGTGCACCCTCTACGCCATGCTCCTGACCGGAGCGGAATCCGCGTTTTCCAGCCTGCCTAAAAACACGCTCCAGGAACTCAAGGCCGCCCACGAGGGCGGACAGTCCAGCCGCGTTACCCGGTGGCTGGACAACCAGGAACGCCTTTTCACCACCCTGCTGATCGGGAAGATCATCACCACGGCCGGCGTCGTGGTCTCCGTGGTGGCGCTGTTCCTGACCCCGCCGCTCACCGACTGGTTCGGCTCGACACTGACGCTGACCCTTTCCGGACTGTGCGCCATCGGGCTCCTTTTGGTACTCATCGAATGGCTGCCGAGACTGTTCGTGTCGCACTATTCCGACCCGACCGTCCGCGTCTCTGCCGTACTCGTCCTCATCAGCTACTGGCTGTTCTGGCCGCTGATCACGCCGCTGCTGCTCGTCAACCGGCGCATGGCGCGCGGGGGGCTCTTCAGCAGCGGACGCAATCCTTACTGGCTCGACGACGAACTGCACCGGGTGCTCGAACTGGAAGAAACCCACGAACTGAAACCCGACGACAAGGAGATGATCAGCAGCATCATCGAAATGCACGACACCAACGTGCGCGAGGTGATGGTCCCGAGAGTGGACATGGTGTGCGCCGAGCGATCCAGGCCCATACCGGAACTGCTGGAGCTCATCCGCGAGATGGGACACTCCCGGATTCCGATCTACGGCGATTCCGTCGACGATATCGTGGGCGTGGTCTACGCCAAGGACCTGCTCCAGCTGGGCGAAGACCCGGATGGGGAGAAGGACCTGGACGGGCTGCTTCGCCCGCCCTACGTCGTGCCGGAGACCAAGAAAGCCGCCGAGCTGCTGAAAGAGTTCCAGCAGGAGAAGATCCACCTGGCCATCGTCGTGGACGAACACGGGACCACCGCGGGCCTGGTGACCCTGGAGGACCTGCTCGAAGAGATCGTCGGCGAGATACAGGACGAGTACGACGACGAGGACCCCATGTACGAGGCGACGCCCGACGGCTCGTACATCGTCCACGCCCGGCTCAACATCGATACGCTGAACGACATCCTGGACCTCGATATCACGCCGGACGGGTACGAAACCGTCGGTGGCCTGATCTTCAATGAGCTCGGCCGGGTGCCCGAACCCGGAGAGGAAGTGCCGTTCCGAAACGCCCGGATCGTGGTGCGCGAAGTCGAAGGCCAACGCATCATCAAGGCGGAAGTGATCCGGCTGCATCCTCCGTCCGAAGAGGACGACGACGGCGAGATGGAGGACCGCGTTGCCTAG
- a CDS encoding PhoH family protein, giving the protein MPSLKNTVTQRLSAKGIDPLALYGQFDSRLRAIESEFDAKITARGEEVVITGKAEEVRQITRVLREMIKSVQQGRTKEVDDIIRATRTGTKSGEDQGSDYGDSIDVLSRRERIRARSPNQQKYVDQVRKCDIVFSIGPAGTGKTYLAVAMAISALRHGEVDRIVLARPAVEAGESLGFLPGDPREKVDPYLKPLYDALHDMIPNHKAGRLIEDGTIEIIAMAYMRGRTLNNAFVILDEAQNTTTAQMKMFLTRLGANSKAIITGDITQIDLPEEKVSGLVHVQEVLADIRGISFVYLTETDVVRHRLVQDIIKAYERHENP; this is encoded by the coding sequence ATGCCATCATTGAAAAACACGGTTACGCAACGCCTGTCCGCCAAGGGCATCGATCCCCTCGCGCTCTACGGCCAGTTTGACTCCAGGCTGCGCGCCATCGAAAGCGAATTCGACGCCAAAATCACCGCCCGGGGTGAAGAGGTCGTGATCACGGGCAAGGCGGAAGAGGTAAGGCAGATCACCCGTGTGCTGCGCGAAATGATCAAGTCCGTCCAGCAGGGCCGGACCAAGGAAGTGGATGACATCATCCGGGCAACGCGCACCGGGACGAAAAGCGGAGAGGATCAGGGATCGGATTACGGCGATTCCATCGACGTGCTCTCCCGGCGGGAACGGATCCGGGCTCGGAGTCCCAATCAACAGAAGTACGTGGACCAGGTTCGCAAGTGCGATATCGTCTTCTCCATCGGACCCGCGGGCACGGGGAAGACCTACCTGGCCGTCGCCATGGCCATTTCGGCTCTCCGCCACGGAGAAGTCGACCGGATCGTGCTGGCGCGGCCGGCCGTTGAAGCGGGAGAGAGTCTCGGCTTTCTGCCCGGAGACCCGCGGGAAAAAGTGGACCCGTACCTGAAGCCGCTTTACGACGCGCTGCACGACATGATCCCGAACCACAAGGCCGGGCGGCTCATCGAAGACGGGACCATTGAGATCATCGCCATGGCGTACATGCGCGGCCGTACGCTGAACAACGCCTTTGTCATACTCGACGAGGCCCAGAACACGACGACGGCGCAGATGAAGATGTTCCTGACCCGCCTGGGCGCGAACTCCAAGGCGATCATCACGGGGGACATCACCCAGATCGACTTGCCCGAGGAAAAGGTTTCCGGACTGGTACACGTGCAGGAAGTGCTCGCGGACATCCGCGGGATCTCCTTCGTATACCTGACGGAGACGGACGTGGTCAGGCACCGGCTCGTCCAGGACATCATCAAGGCCTATGAACGCCATGAAAACCCGTAA
- a CDS encoding thioredoxin family protein, giving the protein MSVVSEERFASGFLWDDYMGNSEKNLERFHDNYDRFTLEGEDAGFFAAVETPVKVLILAEDWCGDVVQSLPPIVRMLEGSPSIAYRIFRRDENLDIMDRYLTDGSKAIPYLVFMDADRNELARWGPRPETCQAIMRDNKGRIPMEEIYPRIRSWYRQNGNGPLVTEIRDVLERIT; this is encoded by the coding sequence ATGTCCGTAGTTTCCGAAGAACGATTCGCCTCGGGATTCCTGTGGGATGACTACATGGGGAACAGCGAGAAGAATCTCGAACGATTCCATGATAATTACGACAGATTTACTTTGGAAGGGGAGGACGCCGGTTTCTTCGCCGCCGTCGAGACGCCCGTGAAGGTGCTGATCCTCGCGGAAGACTGGTGCGGCGACGTGGTGCAAAGCCTCCCACCCATCGTCCGCATGCTGGAGGGCAGCCCGTCCATCGCGTACCGCATCTTCCGCCGGGACGAGAACCTCGATATCATGGACCGGTATCTCACCGACGGTTCGAAGGCCATTCCCTACCTGGTCTTCATGGACGCCGACCGGAACGAGCTGGCCCGGTGGGGACCGCGTCCCGAGACGTGCCAGGCGATCATGCGGGACAACAAGGGCAGGATCCCCATGGAGGAAATCTACCCGCGTATCCGGTCCTGGTACCGGCAGAACGGTAACGGTCCCCTCGTCACGGAGATCCGGGACGTCCTCGAACGGATCACGTAG
- the ybeY gene encoding rRNA maturation RNase YbeY — MNIEIETVLPAPDIPREALWTAVCRVLRGEGRDRAAVTVVLVDDPYIRKLNHKYRHLDRATDVLSFGMDDDPGSEGETLGDVYVSVDRAREQATRHHVSLDDELHRLVVHGCLHLLGYDHHTASQRKVMREKERVYSADAAASFTRADQAVLATRADRAGQADRGIPEGQVGEKRCG; from the coding sequence TTGAATATCGAGATCGAAACCGTCCTGCCCGCGCCGGACATCCCGCGCGAGGCGTTATGGACCGCAGTCTGCCGGGTACTCCGGGGCGAAGGCCGGGATCGTGCGGCCGTGACCGTGGTACTGGTCGATGACCCTTATATCCGGAAGTTGAATCACAAGTACCGCCATCTGGATCGCGCAACGGACGTGCTGTCGTTCGGCATGGACGACGATCCCGGATCCGAAGGGGAAACCCTGGGCGACGTTTACGTATCCGTCGACCGGGCCCGGGAACAGGCCACCCGTCATCACGTGTCCCTGGACGACGAGCTGCACCGGCTCGTGGTCCATGGGTGCCTGCACCTGCTGGGATATGACCACCACACCGCTTCACAGCGCAAAGTGATGCGGGAGAAGGAGCGGGTCTATTCTGCGGATGCGGCGGCCAGCTTCACCCGGGCCGACCAGGCCGTACTAGCCACCCGGGCTGACCGGGCTGGCCAGGCTGACCGCGGGATTCCGGAAGGTCAAGTGGGAGAAAAACGTTGTGGATGA
- a CDS encoding DUF402 domain-containing protein, whose protein sequence is MAATITEIKHNPGKPDQSFQCGLLHHGGSRMVISYRSDRPYSQGDIRIPAGTLTLAYYEEGLPYILWKMIGPGGRLVGHYVHLCDGVRIGPDRVEYDDLLLDLWFYPDGGCRVLDEDELKQAGDDGLIDGQTADRIRTSAAEVQRGIHRIMRDFDALLDRLGIESHSEYA, encoded by the coding sequence ATGGCCGCCACCATCACGGAAATCAAGCACAACCCGGGCAAGCCCGACCAGTCCTTCCAGTGCGGCCTGCTGCACCACGGCGGCAGCCGCATGGTCATCTCCTACCGGTCCGACCGGCCGTACAGCCAGGGTGACATCCGGATCCCTGCCGGCACGCTGACTTTGGCGTATTACGAAGAGGGGCTTCCGTACATCCTTTGGAAGATGATCGGACCCGGCGGCCGTCTCGTCGGGCATTACGTGCACCTGTGCGACGGGGTGCGGATCGGACCGGACCGCGTGGAGTACGACGACCTGTTGCTGGACCTGTGGTTCTACCCTGACGGCGGCTGCCGCGTGCTGGACGAGGACGAGTTGAAGCAGGCCGGCGACGACGGACTGATCGACGGGCAGACGGCGGATCGCATCAGGACGTCCGCCGCGGAAGTCCAGCGCGGCATACACCGGATCATGAGGGATTTCGACGCATTGCTCGATCGCCTCGGCATCGAATCGCATTCGGAATACGCTTGA
- the feoB gene encoding ferrous iron transport protein B — translation MTETTGTSETRRSVIDVLLVGNPNTGKTSVFNSLTGLRQKTGNYPGVTVEKKTGIVTEPDGSTLRLHDMPGMYSLTPKSLDDSIAREVLIGEAEEDLDIRLIVVVADASNLNRNLYLVTQLIDLGIPVAVAMNMMDNAVSSGVHIDLDALSEQLQVPIVPVVASRQQGIDELRRMMFDQIGPVDRDSRPAGEAETEPTGEAGEAGPGPTGEADSTGPTGPAPPSPRVSFAERFPRRRLLGGLLDEALAPAAAWFGEHTNLNKVAQTSEALRVTSSDQALQTWMEGRQDPSCKEDLKRIVEQTRGRLDELQVPWRMLETILRYDQIDDLYSRVVREDQDAQASLSVRLDRAFTHRIAGPVIVLAVFALVFQSIFSWAEAPMTLIEDGIAALGAFVYQFLPAGMLRDLLVDGVIAGVGAVLVFLPQILFLFFFLALLEDTGYMARVAFIMDRFMKSMGLSGHSVMPLLSSFACAIPGIMATRTIKNWKDRLITIMIAPLMSCSARLPVYILLIGAFFPSMTILGVFTLQGLMLFSMYIFGIVVAIGAALVFKRLFMKDAVPTSFVMELPPYRRPSLKWVLLQMYERAKVFVTEAGQIILAISVVLWFLASYPQPDDYDSMTSRSRIQQSYAGELGQLIEPAIEPLGFDWKVGIGLITSFVAREVLVSTMATIYNVEEADETSVDLRSSLRSEVDPETGDRVYTPLVAVSLMVFFALACQCMATVAIVKRETNGWKWPIVMVLYMTALAYVGSLVVYQGGLLLGYG, via the coding sequence ATGACCGAAACCACCGGGACTTCCGAAACCCGCAGATCCGTCATCGACGTGCTCCTCGTCGGCAACCCGAACACCGGCAAGACGTCCGTATTCAATTCGTTGACCGGGCTTCGTCAGAAAACGGGCAACTATCCCGGCGTGACCGTGGAGAAGAAGACGGGCATCGTGACGGAGCCGGACGGCAGCACACTTCGCCTGCACGACATGCCGGGGATGTACAGCCTTACCCCGAAATCCCTCGACGATTCCATCGCCCGGGAGGTGCTGATCGGGGAGGCGGAAGAGGACCTGGACATCCGCCTCATCGTGGTCGTGGCGGACGCCTCGAACCTCAACCGGAACCTCTACCTGGTCACCCAGCTCATCGACCTCGGCATCCCCGTCGCCGTGGCCATGAACATGATGGACAACGCCGTCAGCAGCGGCGTACACATCGACCTGGACGCCCTGTCCGAACAGTTACAGGTCCCCATCGTTCCGGTGGTTGCTTCCCGCCAACAGGGCATAGACGAACTGCGGCGGATGATGTTCGACCAGATCGGACCGGTGGATCGGGATTCCCGGCCGGCCGGAGAGGCCGAGACCGAGCCGACCGGAGAGGCCGGAGAGGCTGGACCTGGGCCGACTGGAGAGGCCGATTCGACCGGACCGACCGGGCCGGCCCCGCCATCGCCCAGGGTTTCCTTTGCCGAGCGGTTTCCGCGGAGGCGGTTGCTGGGCGGTTTGCTCGACGAGGCGCTCGCCCCTGCGGCGGCGTGGTTCGGGGAACATACGAACCTGAACAAGGTGGCGCAGACCTCGGAAGCGCTGCGCGTGACTTCGAGTGACCAGGCGCTGCAGACGTGGATGGAAGGCCGACAGGACCCCTCCTGCAAGGAAGATCTGAAACGCATCGTGGAACAGACACGGGGCAGGCTGGACGAGTTGCAGGTTCCGTGGCGGATGCTGGAGACCATCCTGCGGTATGATCAGATCGACGATCTCTATTCTCGGGTGGTGCGGGAGGACCAGGACGCCCAGGCCAGCCTGAGCGTCCGGCTGGACCGCGCGTTCACCCACCGGATTGCCGGTCCGGTCATCGTCCTGGCCGTGTTCGCGCTGGTCTTCCAGTCCATATTCTCCTGGGCAGAAGCGCCCATGACGCTCATTGAGGACGGGATCGCCGCCCTAGGCGCCTTCGTCTACCAGTTCCTGCCCGCCGGCATGCTGCGGGACCTGCTCGTGGACGGCGTCATCGCCGGCGTGGGCGCCGTGCTCGTCTTTCTCCCGCAGATCCTCTTCCTCTTCTTTTTCCTAGCGCTGCTTGAAGACACGGGCTACATGGCCCGCGTCGCCTTCATCATGGACCGGTTCATGAAGAGCATGGGCCTGTCCGGCCACTCGGTCATGCCGCTGCTTTCATCCTTTGCCTGTGCGATACCCGGCATCATGGCGACCCGTACGATCAAGAACTGGAAGGACCGCCTCATCACCATCATGATCGCGCCGCTGATGAGCTGCAGCGCCCGCCTGCCCGTGTACATCCTGCTGATCGGCGCTTTCTTTCCGTCCATGACGATCCTGGGCGTGTTCACGCTGCAGGGGCTCATGCTGTTTTCCATGTATATTTTCGGGATCGTCGTCGCTATCGGCGCCGCGCTGGTGTTCAAGCGGTTATTCATGAAGGACGCCGTCCCCACGAGTTTCGTCATGGAACTGCCGCCCTACCGGCGGCCTTCCCTGAAGTGGGTCCTGCTGCAGATGTACGAGCGGGCAAAAGTCTTCGTGACGGAAGCGGGCCAGATCATCCTGGCCATATCGGTCGTCCTCTGGTTCCTGGCGTCCTATCCGCAACCCGACGACTACGATTCCATGACTTCCCGGTCGCGCATACAGCAAAGCTACGCCGGCGAACTCGGCCAGTTGATCGAACCGGCCATCGAGCCGCTCGGGTTCGATTGGAAAGTGGGCATTGGACTGATCACCTCCTTTGTCGCCCGGGAAGTGCTGGTCAGCACCATGGCCACGATCTACAACGTGGAGGAGGCCGATGAGACCTCGGTCGATCTGAGGTCCTCGCTTCGAAGCGAGGTGGATCCCGAAACGGGCGATCGGGTCTATACGCCGCTGGTCGCCGTATCGCTCATGGTGTTTTTTGCGCTGGCCTGCCAGTGCATGGCCACGGTAGCCATCGTGAAACGGGAGACCAACGGCTGGAAATGGCCCATCGTCATGGTCCTGTACATGACGGCCCTGGCCTACGTGGGGTCCCTGGTCGTCTACCAGGGGGGATTGCTCCTGGGGTACGGATAA
- a CDS encoding sulfatase-like hydrolase/transferase gives MPSPPGPSSPPGSSSPPSPDRPNIILIMTDQQRIDTIRGWDQPHMITPAHDRLVAEGVSFRQAYCPGATCVASRAAIFTGMYPHNTGVYSFQPWGRHRNWVKDLAESGYWCASIGKMHFMPRDIPGGFHERVVVENPTGMSLAGGGADDDWGRYMTFHGVERPNDRHLTDPDWWTRLQGVPWHEEERFHSDVFIGNSALNWIRSHRGKKPFFLEIGFTGPHEPWDPLPRHLALYDDVEIPMPVTRENELAEKPPQHEALKKMFSTAGHESGINMYLANDERIDRMRRHYYAKVTTVDEKMGEILDALEERGYLDNTLVIFCSDHGENLGDHALAYKWLMYDTITHIPLIIRYPDRRRRGDHVSDLVSLMDLGPTILEAAGVPVPTYLEGRSLLPYADPDSSVTPRDYIFCEDNYQIMMRSPTHKMVYYIGQEEGELYDLVADPSELWNRWDDDAYAGIKAKMKEDLLEWLAASNYWHAGYKRDRSAHYNVRWPTGDNVNLQGPAAEDAEKPGL, from the coding sequence TTGCCTAGCCCGCCTGGCCCGTCTAGCCCGCCTGGCTCGTCAAGCCCGCCCAGTCCGGACCGCCCCAACATCATCCTCATCATGACGGACCAGCAGCGAATCGATACGATCCGCGGCTGGGACCAGCCCCACATGATCACCCCGGCCCACGACCGGCTGGTCGCCGAGGGGGTTTCCTTCCGGCAGGCCTACTGCCCGGGCGCCACCTGCGTGGCCTCGCGGGCCGCCATATTCACTGGCATGTACCCCCACAACACGGGCGTCTACAGTTTCCAGCCCTGGGGCCGTCACCGCAACTGGGTGAAGGACCTGGCGGAAAGCGGCTACTGGTGCGCCAGTATCGGCAAGATGCATTTCATGCCCCGGGACATCCCCGGCGGGTTCCACGAGCGGGTCGTCGTCGAGAACCCGACCGGGATGAGCCTGGCCGGCGGCGGCGCGGACGACGACTGGGGCCGGTATATGACCTTCCACGGCGTGGAGCGGCCCAACGACCGCCACCTGACCGACCCCGACTGGTGGACCAGACTGCAGGGCGTGCCGTGGCACGAGGAGGAGCGCTTCCACAGCGACGTCTTCATCGGAAACTCGGCGCTCAACTGGATCCGCAGCCACCGCGGCAAAAAGCCCTTCTTCCTCGAAATCGGATTTACGGGTCCCCACGAACCCTGGGACCCGCTCCCCCGTCACCTCGCCCTGTACGACGATGTCGAGATACCCATGCCGGTGACCCGGGAGAACGAACTGGCGGAAAAGCCGCCCCAGCACGAAGCGCTGAAGAAGATGTTCTCCACGGCCGGCCACGAATCCGGCATCAACATGTACCTGGCCAACGACGAACGCATCGACCGCATGCGCCGGCACTACTACGCCAAGGTGACCACGGTGGACGAGAAGATGGGAGAGATCCTGGACGCCCTGGAGGAAAGGGGCTACCTGGACAACACCCTGGTCATCTTCTGCTCGGACCACGGCGAGAACCTGGGCGACCACGCCCTGGCCTACAAGTGGCTGATGTACGACACCATCACCCACATCCCCCTCATCATCCGCTACCCGGACCGCCGGCGAAGGGGCGACCACGTTAGCGACCTGGTCTCCCTCATGGACCTGGGTCCCACCATCCTCGAGGCGGCCGGCGTGCCGGTCCCCACCTACCTGGAAGGGCGGTCCTTACTGCCCTATGCCGACCCGGACTCCTCCGTCACGCCGCGGGACTACATCTTTTGCGAGGACAACTACCAGATCATGATGCGCAGCCCGACCCACAAGATGGTTTACTACATCGGCCAGGAGGAGGGGGAGCTATACGACCTGGTGGCCGATCCCTCAGAGCTGTGGAACCGGTGGGACGACGATGCGTATGCAGGGATCAAGGCGAAGATGAAGGAAGACCTGCTGGAATGGCTGGCGGCCAGCAACTACTGGCACGCCGGATACAAGCGGGACCGCTCCGCGCACTACAACGTGCGGTGGCCCACCGGGGACAACGTCAACCTGCAGGGGCCGGCCGCGGAGGACGCGGAGAAGCCGGGGTTGTAG
- a CDS encoding GWxTD domain-containing protein translates to MSTLSKIPVLLVLLMPFTWLPPAAGQEAESLLDRARAQYDQGEFQGAESTLRNLLAAQPGSSVAYLWLSSALDRLEKYDEAERAAKEALEIDSASPEILIQLARVYILNDKKKDAREVLDEAEKLAPDIADIHYYRGRTYGKLRMALFRPRTAEREYRIQDASYRRAIALDPTHPDAYFQLGYAIEEIQDDPESAMEWYARQASVNPSHDEAVHRLASCAVELGEYQKGYAQLQQVAAVQDSVVNPLVEGLAAQLEAYRYHTLDQHVRAYRAMRRYVAVLSEIDPGKVAMYQDLAIVASSKEAEAFLEAPEQEREKLWHTYWAARDPDPTTRINERLVEHYRRVIFSRLHFSTGKDPWDRRGEIYVRYGHPDDRQQFILKSGEDVVNAIFPTGMRAVDMIRETSRQRIDMQVSTGAPLQDFDIFSTRAGRETKSVAFPTESWVYVPFGLEIFFTDQRNSKVFDYPLEVIDLPAQATNFGATDRLAYSFLNTPRKQAEELIRKVPETHRHDYGGEPLSFVYQLASFKGAGDRADVEVAYSLPAAQLGNVEDGLGERTWLAGRIALQDMDFNYVQAMPFKMGPLRRPVSAKDNLQLSTGAFRFSARPGAYRSAVSLRDSLSQKYGIFTAPLQISDYSADRMQLSDVKLAASIVPTDAAGLLVRNGLFITPHPARLYSRATPVFIYYEIYNLERDAEGRTGFRTELEIAAREPRRNVVLRFLTALGRMVSQRSDDQTAYVTFEDSGTSPDDFKYTSIETADLDPGTYTMTLTVTDLHTGQQDTKTVDFIVVQG, encoded by the coding sequence ATGTCAACCCTGAGCAAAATCCCCGTGCTGCTTGTCCTGCTGATGCCATTCACCTGGCTGCCGCCCGCTGCCGGCCAGGAGGCGGAGTCCCTCCTGGATCGCGCCAGGGCACAGTACGACCAGGGCGAATTCCAGGGGGCGGAGTCCACGCTGAGAAATCTGCTCGCGGCGCAACCAGGATCGTCCGTGGCTTACCTTTGGCTGAGCAGCGCGCTGGACCGGCTGGAAAAGTACGACGAGGCCGAGCGCGCCGCAAAGGAAGCCCTGGAGATCGACAGTGCTTCCCCCGAAATCCTCATCCAACTCGCACGAGTCTACATTCTCAATGACAAGAAGAAGGATGCGCGGGAGGTCCTGGACGAGGCCGAGAAACTGGCGCCGGATATCGCGGACATACATTACTACCGCGGCCGCACGTACGGAAAGCTCAGGATGGCGCTGTTCCGGCCCCGCACGGCCGAGCGGGAATACAGGATCCAGGACGCGTCCTACCGGCGCGCCATCGCGTTGGACCCGACTCATCCCGATGCCTACTTTCAACTGGGATATGCCATCGAGGAGATCCAGGACGACCCGGAATCCGCGATGGAGTGGTATGCCAGGCAGGCATCCGTGAATCCGTCGCATGATGAAGCGGTTCATCGCCTGGCCTCCTGCGCCGTCGAGTTGGGGGAGTACCAGAAGGGGTACGCGCAACTGCAGCAGGTCGCCGCGGTCCAGGATTCGGTCGTCAATCCCCTGGTCGAGGGTCTGGCGGCACAACTCGAAGCCTACAGGTACCATACCCTGGACCAGCACGTGCGCGCGTACCGGGCCATGAGGCGATACGTGGCGGTCCTGTCGGAAATCGACCCCGGTAAAGTCGCCATGTACCAGGATCTGGCCATCGTAGCCTCTTCGAAGGAAGCCGAAGCCTTTCTCGAAGCCCCGGAACAGGAAAGGGAAAAGTTGTGGCACACCTACTGGGCGGCCCGTGACCCCGATCCCACGACGCGGATCAACGAACGGCTGGTGGAACACTACCGCCGGGTGATCTTCTCCAGGCTGCATTTTTCTACGGGCAAGGACCCGTGGGACCGCCGCGGCGAGATCTATGTCCGGTACGGTCATCCGGACGACCGACAGCAGTTCATCCTCAAATCCGGGGAAGACGTGGTCAACGCGATTTTCCCGACCGGGATGCGGGCCGTGGACATGATTCGCGAAACCAGCCGGCAGCGAATTGATATGCAGGTCAGCACCGGGGCGCCGCTCCAGGACTTCGACATATTCAGCACACGGGCCGGGCGCGAGACCAAGTCGGTGGCATTCCCGACGGAGAGCTGGGTCTACGTTCCCTTCGGCCTGGAGATCTTCTTTACGGATCAGCGGAATTCGAAGGTGTTCGACTATCCGCTTGAGGTGATCGATCTGCCGGCCCAGGCGACCAACTTCGGCGCAACGGACCGGCTCGCGTACAGCTTCCTGAACACGCCGAGGAAACAGGCCGAAGAACTCATCCGGAAAGTACCCGAAACCCATCGGCACGACTACGGCGGCGAGCCGCTTTCGTTTGTATACCAATTGGCCTCTTTCAAAGGTGCCGGCGACCGGGCCGACGTGGAAGTGGCCTACAGCCTTCCCGCAGCCCAGCTGGGCAACGTGGAAGACGGACTCGGCGAAAGGACCTGGCTGGCCGGCCGAATCGCCCTGCAGGACATGGACTTCAACTACGTGCAGGCCATGCCCTTCAAGATGGGACCGCTTCGCCGCCCCGTGTCGGCCAAGGACAATCTGCAGCTCAGCACGGGCGCGTTCCGGTTCAGTGCGCGGCCCGGGGCGTACCGGTCCGCGGTTTCCCTGCGGGATTCGCTGTCGCAGAAGTACGGCATCTTTACCGCGCCGCTCCAGATCTCGGACTACAGCGCGGACCGGATGCAGCTGAGCGATGTAAAGCTCGCCGCATCCATCGTTCCCACCGACGCGGCGGGACTGCTCGTCCGCAACGGCCTGTTCATCACGCCCCACCCCGCACGCCTCTATTCCCGTGCGACGCCGGTGTTCATCTATTACGAGATCTACAACCTGGAGCGGGATGCCGAGGGCCGGACGGGATTTCGTACGGAGCTGGAGATTGCCGCCAGGGAACCCCGGCGCAATGTCGTCCTCAGATTCCTCACCGCCCTGGGGCGCATGGTCAGCCAGCGGTCCGACGACCAGACGGCCTACGTGACCTTCGAAGACAGCGGCACGTCGCCGGACGATTTCAAATACACCTCGATCGAAACGGCGGACCTGGATCCCGGGACCTATACCATGACGCTGACCGTCACGGATCTCCATACCGGACAGCAGGACACGAAGACGGTCGATTTCATCGTGGTCCAGGGTTGA
- a CDS encoding nitroreductase: MSVFDTIRNRRSIYEFTPEPVPREVIARVLETAVWAPNHKLTEPWRFLVVTGKTKETLANIYCRIQREKTKSDDSGILRKATEKGYAKIMSKPVIIGVACKKDADAFRAREDYAATCCAIHNIALAAWEEGIGMQWSTGGLIRDPDTLELLKIDDRVEEIVGFLYTGYPAQVPAQKRVPAAERTEWFA; this comes from the coding sequence ATGTCCGTATTCGATACGATCCGTAACAGACGGTCGATTTACGAATTCACGCCGGAACCGGTCCCCCGGGAAGTGATCGCCCGCGTGCTCGAAACCGCCGTTTGGGCGCCGAACCACAAGCTGACGGAACCCTGGCGCTTCCTGGTCGTCACCGGGAAGACCAAGGAGACCCTGGCGAACATCTACTGCAGGATCCAGCGGGAGAAGACGAAGTCGGACGATTCCGGCATCCTGCGGAAGGCCACGGAAAAGGGCTATGCCAAGATCATGTCCAAGCCTGTGATCATCGGCGTGGCCTGCAAGAAGGACGCGGACGCCTTTCGCGCCCGGGAGGATTACGCGGCAACCTGTTGCGCCATACACAATATCGCCCTGGCCGCCTGGGAAGAGGGCATCGGGATGCAGTGGAGCACGGGAGGACTGATACGGGATCCCGATACGCTGGAGCTGCTGAAGATCGACGATCGGGTAGAAGAGATCGTCGGGTTCCTCTACACCGGCTATCCCGCGCAGGTCCCCGCCCAGAAAAGAGTGCCCGCCGCCGAACGGACCGAGTGGTTCGCCTGA